The DNA sequence GGATAAATGCTAGCATCACCCCGCTAATTGCACCACTTGCCCCCAACGATTTGTACCCAACATCGTCACGGTGGCGGATAATGCCCGGAACAGAACCCGCAATCAGGGAAATCAGATAAAGGAAAAAGAATCCGGCAGATCCGACCTGAGCTTCTACAATGGGTCCAAACCCAAAAAGCACGTACATATTCAGTCCGAGGTGGATGAAGTTGGCATGTACCAATCCACTGGAAATGAAGCGAAACCACTCTTTCTGGTGAAATTCACGATACGGGTATCCAATCAGCTTCTCCATGAGCGAAGGGTCCCGAAATGCCATGACACTGGTGAGGATCGTCAGCACCAGAATGATTCCGGTGACGGGAAATTGGATAAGCGTAGCTAATTCCATGATGTTGTGAACGGCTTTTGAGTGATGGAATGGAGATCAAACATACAACAAATTCAGGGCTCAGAACAATGACTTCCTGACAGATCAAACAATCATCGCATGGAGCTTCCTGATCCAGCTTCAAAGCGAGTCTGCCATTTGTCCTGAGACACTCTCACCCCGATGGATGGCGTGGGATCCGGAGTCAGGTGAGGCACCATCCATTTACAGCCAGTGGGCAAATGGGTGATGTTCAATCGGTGCAAGGCGTCGGTCGGTACCGGAAATGGCTGTGAGGGGGAATCCACCTGAATGGCGTACACCAGCTGGCCTGTTTGCTCCGAAATCACCTCCACCCACAGCGGAGCGGAATCCGTAGCTTCTAGTCCCGGTAGCCATTTCCACGTATCCTGCTCTCCGAGGTTGTCCAGCTGATTGAGGAAAATGGCCGAAAAAGCGTGCCCCAACTGAGCGACTTTCCCTGCGTCTTCCTGCCAGCGATAGGTGATTCTCCGGCCGATAGGATCGATGCTGAGCCATGCAGAATTGAACTCGCGATCTCCGACAACGTGCATATCATGGGCGGGTCCCACTGCAAGGCGATAATGCTCCATTTCAAAACGTTCCGCTGCAACATCATTCGCAGTCATATCCAGCTCAAATGCCAATACCTTGCCCACTTGTTCCAGTTGATCCGCTGAAAGCTGAGGTTGGCTGTGCGCCAAAATCTTCAAAGGAGCAGGATGGGAAGCCCATTGACCCAAATCGGTACCGGCCTCAGGCATCACGGCAAGATCCAAGCCTCCAAAAGCATGGTCTCCGGCATCTTCTTGCAACCAGATCGTCGGAATCTCGGACATCCATGTCTGCCAAGCCCTGCCCATTCTGGCTGGTCTCACAGAGTCCTGAATGAGCAGGACGTGTGGTCGCTGTGCCGGGAGCGAAAATAGCGAGGACTCATATTCGGGTTTCAAACCTCCCTGAACAGCCATAAGGTCCCAGACTTCGGTGCCGGAAGGAGCGACCGGAATATGTCCAGAGACTTGCCACACGCGTCTACGCCCAGCACGATCCGGGAATTCATACCCGATCCGGTAGGGAGCGGTATGGGTCGGAAGCCAATTGGGAATCTCAAAGTGGATCAACCGATTGGCAGGGGTCAATTGGCGTTCTTGGAGTCGGGTCCAACCAGTATCCGATTCGATTTCCAGATACGCAAACTCACCCGCCTCTGCAGTAATCGGTACTGCCTCCGCTTTGACATGGAGGGTATTGCCAGATCGATAGTGGCGGTGATAGAGAATAGGCCCATAGCTGCGATCTGGGTGACGATCGGCGCGTTTTCCTGAAACTGTCAAATCTGAAAACCAGCAAAGGGGCGTGGACAGATCCTGAGCCCGCTCAGAGAAATGGCTCACGAGGTAGATACTGCCCGCGATTTTGTCTGGGTGAATGTTGGTGGTTTCCCAGTCTTCCAGAAACTTGCCAGTTAATGGATCGGACAAATGCAGCTTGAGACGATTGGATGTTTCGGTCAAGGTGAAGGATAGCGTCATCTTGATCGGGCTCGCAAAATCCAGCGGGGACAACGCATCTGCGGTTGCGGGATCACCCACAAACATTTCCCCAAAGGTAGTTACGCCAATATCCAATCCTGCAACTACCGGGATTTCTGGCCAAGGACCGTCCAGTCTACTGGGGCCACCGATTCGCAGGCCTACCCAATCCGTTTCGGAGCGCAAGGAATCTGGTATCATCACCTGCAGGATCACCGAGACCTCAAATTCACCTGCTTCAGGAGATAGGCTCACCCCCAATACTTCCACCTCATGATCGGCCCCCGCAGCACGAGATTGCAGCCTCCCCTGTGACACTTGCCACCCATCGTGCGGAAAAGCGGCATACTCGGCCCCGACAAATTCCGTCGTGTCAATGGGCCATATACTATACCATGTGTCCTTCTGCACAGCTTCCTGACTGGTACAACCTGACAAAAGGATGACAAACAACCCACCTATTAAAAATCGATCCAGATACATATCATTCAATATTCTAGGTCCCCTTGGTCCTATGGCGGTTCCACGGCCTGCTGACCAGTAACACTGGTAGGGTATTGGTAGCCAAAAATGTACCGAACCCGAAGCCATCTGAAAGCGGTCCAAACAGGGATCTTTCGCAGAACCCCAAAGATCTGTGAAAATTGGCAGGTTTGGAAGTGATTGTATCCGGTAATCGATTTAAAATACTTGCGTATATTAGATATGCCTGTCCTTCCGTCTCCCCGGGTTGCGACATTCCTGACCGATCCAAGATAATGGTACACAAATTCTTCTCCATGATGGAGAATGCTGAAAACCCCCGTATCTTGATCATACACGAATTCACGCATTGAGCCGCAATTGGGGGCGGCCTGCATCGACCACATATCATGACAGTCTTTTTCTCCCGCTGAGAGCCAGCCCTATGTGTCTGGTTGTCTGGCAGGGAGCAAATCCAGCGGCATCATGCCTGTGTGGGAAATGTTGTATGTCTCAAACTTTCTGTATGTTTAAGTTCATTCGTTATTCTGTAGCATAATCTTATGAGACTCATTCTGACCTATGTATTTTCAGTCCTGATTTCTGCGAGCGTAACTGCCCAGACGATGGGGTGGACTGAAATTTCCCGCGGCGACTTTGTCGAAGCCGATTCGCTTTTGGCAGCTGCCTACCGTCGGGATTCCGCTGATATCCAAGTTATTTTGGGACGGTTGTTCTTGGCCGAAATGTATGACGATACCCGTCAGGCTGAATACCTTTCCACCCGTCTGATCCGGATCACTGACGATCCTATGCATGCACGGGCATTCAATTATCATGTTCCTTACGAAAGCCCATATCTCAAGGAAATCATGGAGCGCCCCGAACTGGCGGTTTCTCCTGCCCTACCCTTCCGCATCTGGTATATGACCCAGCATCAGGAGGAGTACAAGGATTTTGCGGAGATGAAAAAGGATTACCGCAATTGGTTCCAGTCAGGTGATTGGTACTTCATCGGCCCCTTCCGCAATGTCAATGGTGCCTCTCACCAACACGTATTGGCACCCGAGCAGAATTTGACCGAATTGTCCACCGAACCTGTCGACAATGGCTTGGGCGTGGATGTGCAATGGTTC is a window from the Pontibacter sp. G13 genome containing:
- a CDS encoding rhomboid family intramembrane serine protease — protein: MELATLIQFPVTGIILVLTILTSVMAFRDPSLMEKLIGYPYREFHQKEWFRFISSGLVHANFIHLGLNMYVLFGFGPIVEAQVGSAGFFFLYLISLIAGSVPGIIRHRDDVGYKSLGASGAISGVMLAFILFYPDMPLQFILIPIPIKGWIMGVLFIVISIVLSMRGVGRINHDAHLFGALGGAVMAMLLNTPLVLDNMRSLIG